TCTAATTACACTTAATTTAATACCCTTAGTTATCTAaatcgtaattattttaagttttacctGAACCTTGTCTTCTTTTCTTGCATCGTAGCAAACCAAATCACATCTAGTCTTCGATAACGGTTCTGTTTGCAGCCGCGAGTATCTTCTAACTTTTGATAGAATCATCGGAGTAAGGCATAATAatactataataattttagttcgCATATTGATAgtcgtaaaattttattatattttcaaattataagtCTCTGAGTTATGTTTTacctgtaaaaaataatagttgttCAATACTTAATAAATGGTAATAAATCCTTTgagaaataatacaaatctCATCAACGACTTGGCATTATATGTGGTGATTACTTGAGAAGCTATTAACGTGCCCGTTTGTAGGCGGGcctatattacaaattattgttttacgaGTTCGTTGATGCAAGAAGTATTGTTGAGAATTCCggtatctatataaataaaaaacaatgtatatttgtatCCTATGAAATTCCTAAACTATTGGACAGAttctaatgaaatttgataaaattttctaaGGATATTAACGAAGTTCACGGATGAATTATTGTCGATGAATCATTacgatttaaaacattatcaaaatattatctgagatatttctttcaattaatcaacataaaattattttaagaaggaagttaaatattttatgattacttaatttataactatgtttgtttacttaaaaatattaagatgaACAAGATCACttacgtaaattaataaaaacgaattaataatttattgaaacacTGAATAAGTCTcactcattaaattaaaattatgaacttTAATTGAGCTTAGCATTTTGACACGCGTGTCATTGACCCCGCGAGCTTTGAcgtgaaataaacaataacttgGGGAAGTGTAGACGTGTGTCCGATATGACATGCGCGGTAATACTGACCACTTGCATGCCTACGCGCATCGTTAACTATTCGTGTCTTGGCTTCATTAGATATTGTCGATGCTTCGCTTGTATGTGGACGGAAGGTTGCTTTTACTCGGACTGtttcctaattaaaaaatgaacgGCGTCTTCCTGTTGCATTcgatgtgtttgttttttcaacTGTTTACACTAGCATTGCATTCTTACTGCGCCTGCACCGTATTATTAGAGAAGCAGGAAGTAATTGTCATTTTCTCCAATAgagcaattaataatttaagtggttaataaaaaataatatgaatattaaagtattttgacattggattttatttacattataaacgAAATAGTacctattaataataaagaagaaCTCTagcaagaaaaataatttaatgttaaaaatagccTATACCTAGTAGTATGCTCAGGTTTGCATTACATTCAATTTTCTGCTGAAGTGTCTTTATAATAGGATAAAGCTGGTATTTGAATAAAGATAGCAATCTCCTGGCTAAAACGCTAGACAAATCTAAAACGAAAGAACAAATGTTACGTCTGAACGCCAGTTGAATGAAGATGGCGCAATTAAAACCTGTAAATACTGAGAGCTGGACTTTACGTTGGTGTTCTTCACAGTTCAAGAATTATTAATCTACATCAACATTAACTTGTGACAGTCCACTGGACATAGACCTTTCCAAATGCCCTTCACAGTATCATTAAGAATCATTAggctaatattaaattattaatttgttctaAACAAAAACCTGTACAATGTTTAATCGCTCTTCCCAATTGTCTGAATAAACCTGTAAATTCTTGCGAGGAAGGattacaacaacaatatttcatttttaataaccttttttttgtccCTTGAATGGATACAGGTACAAGTTTAAATTTCGGctgtatttcaaattattaactttaatttattgaaataaatgtatgaaaaaatatatgtacatttaaggGTTAAAGTGCAAGACATGCAATAAGTCTATAGggatagatttaatttgtacgGACAGCACAAGTGGCACACTAATTACACTCTCGAAGGGCATCCGACGCAGCAATCAACCGGTCATTGAATCCTTAGCCTCTTTGTGCCATGTTGACTGTTTTGTTAACCTTACTTGTCGCTTTTTATTCGCAATGAAGTGTAGTGAGTGTgaacatttttgtaattattccCGGAATTGATGTGAGGCTTAATTTGTTGTTATacgttttgtttgtaaaattttgtaaacatgttCTTTGTTCAATGGTACTATAATAATTCATCtatgcaattaaaatattttttaaaaaaggacaTTGGCCTCAAACTAAACAAATAGAAGTACTAATAAATTCTTctagatttatattaattgtttaaaatttataagtggTCTGAGATTCCACTTGTTCTATCTATAAATACTTTACCTATCAATaattactttagttttttaaatataaggaGGTAGCTTTCTcctttgcatttttaaaagtagaaaaaaCTTAGGCTGAAAGTAAGATATCAAACGATAATCTACCATTGGGGTCCAGCATCAAATTTGGTTGTGTGTTTCAGGTAAAGTCAATTTACGAGTTCCTATGAGAAGACGGGTCTGGGTGTTAGTATGTGCATAGAAGTGaaattgtgtttaaatatttttaaagtcacTGTCATAAACGTAGTTTAAACAATAAGGTGTGTTTACAATGCACATCACTGTAACTAGAGATCCCTGTCACGGTTCGCGTGAGCTGGTCTGGTTTCAGCGCATTCGCTTGCAAAACCTATTCCAGATATGTGAGACAAACGACTTGAATTAGTGTTTGGggcaaattacttttaattacaaattaattagataTAAAGAATCCATTTCCAGTGTTAAAAACACCTTAGGAATATTAGCAAAAATGTAAACacttgcttatttttttttgttttagttttttattctcGAGTCTTGGCGGTTTGTTCAAAAATACTAGTAACGGCCGTAGCACAGATGGGAAGGCAGAGATAATGGACTCCACGAGAGTTCACTCTTATAGTATTTCTCTCTCTATCTCTGTCTCTCTGTCTCTGTctctgtctctctctctctctctctctctctctctctattTAGTTTCCAAAGTTAAACAGTTCACAGAGCGGCAGTCGTAATTCCGTcacagttttaattaaataatgtcaataataaaagaagaaaatatatgtttacttGTCCGAAGCAGGAATAATTAAACTCCAAAGAAAttagaagaaagaaaaaaaaaattttttttttaataatttttaattatttcatcaataatatttattaaccttTGTTGTGATGACACAAACAAAAgagcttaaaataaaaatactgccATAgataataatcttattaaagGTTAACTTATTAACCCAAACAAGATTCACTCAAAAAGACTGGGTAAGGTATTCAAAAGTAGACTTAATAACAAGCTACATATATACGTTGTCTTTGTAACCATGAATTTGAAATGACctgaaaatttaatacgttttctctttttttcaaagagcATGACGAGGATGGCAATATTGTCGTAATGCAGGTTTTACGACAGTGGCGACTCATCTTAGGTtacttaaactatttattGGTCTACTTCTTATTATGGCTGTGTTGTAAGCGATAGAAGTACCACTTTACTTCTTAGCAGTAGTGGTAGCAACGGTGGTAGTACCACCAGCGCCCGCTGTCGTAGGAGCGGCTCTAGTGGCGGCTGCGGGCAGTGGTGTGGTGTTCCGTGACGTCCAGGGATTCAGGTTCATGAACCATGAACCATTCCTGTTGGATACAGTCACACCCATGCCCGTGTTTGGCgctggaaataaaattttatcttagtAAATCCatacataagtaaattataaaatctggataacttatattttattaagatcacAGACAAAAATGCAATGCTAACTTGGGAAGTGGGGTAAGATTTGTAGATCCATCCCGTAACGTAAGAAAAAAAggagaaaaaaaagaagtaagaagaccgtaagaaaaaaaaagttaattcatTTGAACGTTAATTTATCCcttcttttgtatattaataaagctactacaatataattttatctttaagaTGTCGAAGCTTagcatttatttgaaaaatttggtGAAGCAGTTGCTTGTTTGGCACCTTCGTCTAAATCAAGAAGAAAAATTGGTGCTTACTACAATACAAGGCACAACCAAAATTGGCTAAGTACACATTTCGAGGGCTTAACTTACGTATTTCAAAGTTTAGAGGTGGGAAGTTGTTTAACGGTCTTCTCGTGGAAGGTCTCGAGGTAGGGCAGCCGGAGCAGGCGTCGAAGAAGTCAAACATGTCCTCTGTACTAGTGCTCGTCGTGGATGTGCTCACGTCGTCGTAATCGTCGTCGCAGAACATCTCACACCAGAATAGACCACCGAACAGCGGctgcaaaataaaacaaaatctagTCTTCACAAACTctcttatttctttaatattttcacacttatatttacaagaaaatgAGAAGCTATAGTCAACCCTCAGCCAGTGCTACTTTTTATCATGAaaaagctgtcgcccgcgactccatccgcgtggaattaaaaaaaaacttaataagtagcctatgtgttcttccagactatgttctacaactgtgccaaatttcatcaagatacgttgagccggagatacattcaaacaaacatccatcttaacattcgcatttataatattagtaagataagataagtaagaagtaagattattaatttgaaaacgaAATGTTATGAAATTACTATAATTAGACTAtgataatacattaaaaatttgtcaatAAATTGTCACAAACCTTGCCCACTGCATAGTGAAAATTCACTGATAACACCAGTAAGTACATACACGTTCTCACAACACTCATGATTGTTGTTGTAATATGAAAACCATTCAGCCGGTTCCTTTCATACTTATAATAACGCTGCCTTTACGCAAGCTGGACGAATTACCAATAGGTGCTTTGACAAAGATTATAGTACATTCAGAGAGGATtgtggaaaaaaattaaattttattttaagtttacaaATTAGAATCCTTACATCTGGCATCCAATAAAAGAGAAagcgatttacatatattctGCAGGTTCCTGAAACGCCAACGCCACTTTATACATTCTTCTGATCTTTCCAAGTAAACATTGTGGATACGACTATCCAGCTCATTGCCTCAAACCTtgatatatttgtaacaacaTGTGTAGATTTATAGTCACAAAATTTGATgcatattaatttttgaagaCTAAAGAAGTGACTGATTGAAGCAGTTGTAAAACTGCTGTTTTTGAATCAAATCACACTTGGTCTTGATCTTAGGTGGCctttatttctataatgatttgttaaacaaacaaatatatcgTATCGTCCAAACAATTTACAAACACTTTTCCTTTTACAGTTAATCTTTGGTACTTAGTAAAGtacctaaattaaatttctattcCGATCTTTTAATCTTTGCAAAAAGTCGCCTTCAATTGTTTGGTAGAAATTATAATGTGGAACAAGCGTTTGTTTACTTgaagatatatttaatgttacttGTTCATTGTACTTCTGCACTGTTTGGACACGGTCAAGTTTGAATGTCAACTTATACGTGTGTGTACAAGAGACTTGTGGTAACTCATTGTATAGGATGCAGACATACGGCCTGCGGAATACTAATTATTGTAAGGAACAATGTCCCTGAGCTATGAGTTCTTTGAATACACTACGCATTGTTTCCACTTAAAACTGTCTTAGTTttgaaatatgaattttaatttgtaatgatAATGttctttatatatgtttttggtAAATTATCTACACAATAGAAAGGTTCTTTAGGGTACCCTTTTCATGTTACTATTTGAGCAGTTTGTACCTTTTAAATAACGTCAAAAACGCCTTTTAAtaagtcaaattatttaagtaattatcaTATACCTAAATATTCTGAAAGCTCTCTATAAATTACTTAATCATAACTTGGAATGTGCTGCACAGATTGGTgatcatttaattttcaaccAAATAATGCGTTATTCGTGGTTtcgaaataatatataatttgaaataaaacttatgatatttattaatgttatgcaatattcaaataaactcATTACATTTGTGATACATGTGATAGATagcaaatattaattcaacatCTTATtagtacatacattttttatcacattataacagtaataaaagtattaaataacttaaaaaattatgaaaatatgtataaactaATCACGACAATTGATgcgtttaaaactttaatagaaAGAACAACTgaaacaatatgtattttaatatacaaagtaTCAATGTTCGTAATCATTTTCGTTCcttataatgttttcaatgttttgttaattgtGGATAAAATCATAACAATATTACAATCTCagttaattaatgaataatattagtttaattagtATTGTAGGAAATTCCGGGTCGTTTTATTGTCTTGCTTCCAGCTTCAACAAGTATTGGTGAATAGTTGTATTTAGCCGGCGTCGACGTGCACTCATTGTGCGGTATGGGgaacacatattttatatccaCGTCGTATCTGTGAAATGAACGTTTTTCATTACAATACAGTCAGTCACAATCACGTATGAAAATATGAAAGTAGAATTTCCtggtttaatataaaaaatatttagttcacgtgaatattttatgtacaatatCGAAACAGAAGATTAGGTGTTCAGTGATGAATGAAACGTGAagaaataagtatatttatattagtgtatattatattacatactagcttttatccgcgactccgtccgcgcagaataaaaaaaaaaagaaaagaaaacggggtaaaaattatcctatgtcctattcctggttctaagctacctgcccaccaattttcagtcaaatcgattcagccgttcttgagttataaatggtgtaactaacgcaactttcttttatatatataagattattagtatatttttatattttacatagtaatatatatatatgtattaattatgaAGGCAGTAACCTATTTTGAGTTATACCCAATCACAAACATTCTTTGAAATATGCGCTATAACTTTGTGCTTTTAAagtgctttaaaataatactaatgcttttaaatttcttctgcCGCCTGCatcgatatatttattactccttaatttttctttttcaactaGTAACCCGCAATTTTCTATAACTCTTACACAAAGATACTGGGAACGTATTCATAACttgaataattgaaatattaatctagaaaataataataaaattgttacctTGGAAGTTTATCTCTTAAGTATGCCATCACATTTTTAGGCAGAGTTGCCTTTCTGGACAGTACAAATGCACTCAGGTATCGAGCGCCCTCTCTCTGTTCCGCGCAATGCAGTAACAACGCCCAAGTCTTGTACTCCGTGTCCAGTA
Above is a genomic segment from Papilio machaon chromosome 9, ilPapMach1.1, whole genome shotgun sequence containing:
- the LOC106709956 gene encoding uncharacterized protein LOC106709956, which gives rise to MSVVRTCMYLLVLSVNFHYAVGKPLFGGLFWCEMFCDDDYDDVSTSTTSTSTEDMFDFFDACSGCPTSRPSTRRPLNNFPPLNFEIPPNTGMGVTVSNRNGSWFMNLNPWTSRNTTPLPAAATRAAPTTAGAGGTTTVATTTAKK